cttttattttttgtttgttatactgttatcaaGGGGCCTATctaaatagcctctctacttcatctgtggtagtggtatagactgtgtacactttaccctccccagacctcactttgtgggaatatactgagtatgtttttgttgttgtagataTAATACTCCatctgttttattttatttggcctattttgacttgacacggagttTTAAGAAAGTAATGGTACTTCTTCTGTCTCAATTTATTTGGCCTATTTTGACTTGCACGAGTAAATACTATTGAATACTTATGAAGGTATGGGAAGATTCTTCAGATGAAGGCATAACCTGTTATGAGGACGGGCActgatgccccagttcgtaggtgtgagagattggctttggatggtttcaggcggggtagatagaggtagaccgaagaaatactggagagagttgattagacgtgacatggagcagttgaAACTTATTGAGGACttaaccctagataggaaggtatgaagGATGCGAATTAGGTTAGAGGATTAGTGCGCGTGGGCGTAGCCTTGCTAGTAGTCATAGTGCTTTGTGCATAGGTTGGAGTTTCTAGCTAGGAGGGTTTGGGTGAGGTGTGTGCCTTCGGTTTGCTAGTGTATAGTAATAcgttgtgggtgtcttatttatttctgtgtttcatcttgtttcatgttttattatgtttttgttaCTGTCTTTTTGTCCTGAGCCATGGGTCGGGGTCTATTGGATACAACCGCTCTACCTCTTCGGAGGTAGTAGTATGggctgcgtacattttaccctctccagaccccactatgtggggaATACACtagttatgttgttgttgaatgtCTTATTGTTGCTTATTTGGTTTTACCCTTATTGCTTGTTTTATTGTGTCTTAGAATTGGCAATGGAAACCAAATGGGGGCATTGGGTTCATGTTGATGGATTTGATGCTTGATGTTTCAATAGCATcgaaaattttattaaatgttAATATGTGGTCAATCTGGCGAGAATGGCATATTGTTATTTCGTGACCATTATTTgttatgagtaagtttatgagaTGAATCATATATATCTTCACATCTCAACAGAGCATTTtctagagaaaaaaaatgaaagaagaatctTATTAATCTTTTTGTTGATAGTTGTAATTCCTTTTTTCAGGCATAGAGAAGAGGACGACAAATGGGTGCGTGACCTTTATGAGCCTCATGAACTTCAAGGATCAAGTATGTGGTGTTTGAGAACTAGGCTATTGATGTAGCAGTTTTTCTTAAATGAACGGGCAATATTTTGAGTTCTGTGCTGTAGAAGGCTGATTCTTTTTTTGTTGTGCGCTTGTATAGATCAGAGAGTTGGTTCAATGGATCTTCGTCTCAAGCTCCAAAGAAGAAAAAGTATCCAACAAGCTACTCAGATTATAAAGGATTCTTTATCTGGAGGTACGAGGGATCTGCAGAAAAAGCTCTCTGCTACTGTATACTCGCAAACAGTGAAAACTGATGCCCACCAAAAAAAGCTAAAGACAATTCTTGAAGCCCCCCGAAAAAAGCTAAAGACAATTCCTGAAGTAAGCCAACCTGACAAGAGAAGTATCATAGCTGAAGCTCCTGCCGCAGAGACCAAACATGTTTCCAGCAAAGTTTCTAAGAAGAAGTCCCAGCAGAAGGCAAGTATATGTCACTTACTCCGATTACTTTTAAAAATGAGATCCTTGCTGCTAGAACCTGTGCCCGCCGTTCTATAAATTTCACAATCAAGGCaaaaagcatgagtttgagaatgtgTTTAGGCTCCATTTTTTGATTATTGCTTCATAGAACATTATGTTGCTACTTAAAAAAATATGCATTAAAGAAAACCACTAGCAGAGAAGAGTGAAGAGTGAAGCCTGAAGGAGGTCTTAGGCAAAGATAGCATGGTTACATGAATACCATATTCCTTAGTCTTTAGCTCTTTAAGTAATAAGATACTTAAATTTGCTGCTGTTGGATGTTGGATCTTGTCTTCCTTGTAGCTGTTGCATGAAAGTTCAGAAAGTATTATGCTTATAGGAGTCCTCAGGTACAGTATTAGAATGCTGTGACATGAAATCAGATGACAAGTAGATCTGGCTGCTAAATTTGGGTATATCTATTAGTCGTCAATTTTATTTGTGTGGTTCATGGCAACTTGTATTTGTTGCTTACTGTTCACTTCCATAGTTGAGTCTGCTGGAAGATATGAAGAGTTCATTGTTGTGTATGTGTTAT
The Capsicum annuum cultivar UCD-10X-F1 chromosome 6, UCD10Xv1.1, whole genome shotgun sequence DNA segment above includes these coding regions:
- the LOC107873612 gene encoding ankyrin repeat and SAM domain-containing protein 6, with the protein product MYADRVESATRKRSINERINNNPYDNSRNRTQISGKRHREEDDKWVRDLYEPHELQGSNQRVGSMDLRLKLQRRKSIQQATQIIKDSLSGGTRDLQKKLSATVYSQTVKTDAHQKKLKTILEAPRKKLKTIPEVSQPDKRSIIAEAPAAETKHVSSKVSKKKSQQKVESVDSFLQALGLEKYTITFQAEEVDMAALVHMTDEDLKAMGMPMGPRKKILSALESKV